ATATACTTGAGTTTGTTTTCAACCTCGATCCAGTGAGCCGCAATAGCACTATGCCCATGGTTTTGGAAGTTTCCCATGAGGAAGGGGCAGAGGATTATATGAAATTCAAATTTGACCGTGTCGAGGATTTGGGTGACGCCACAGTAAAAGTTGAAGTTTCTGATGATATGATAAATTGGTATTCCGGGCCTTCTTATGTGCTACAGGCTATGCCGGTTTCCAATGGCGATGGCACTGTCGAAGTCGAAGTCATTGACCGTACTCCTTTGCCAGCATCTACAGGCCGCTTTATTCGCCTGAGCGTTGAATAACACGAATGGAGTCATTTCTCCGGGTCATAAAAAAATCATCCCTTTGGTGCTGTCGGCGATGGTAGAATCGTGTGTATTGTTTCGACGCTGATCAGTATTTGCCCCATGAGGGTTTACTGATTTAAAATGACATGCTCATCATCTTTGCAATCAATTGCTTGTGTGATATTCGAGTGTTGGACGAGAGCCCATGTTAATGGAGGTAAGGTCAGATCATGGTTGTCTGAATTTGTCCGTTGGCATGCAGCCAATACGGATTTACCAGATAGGGAAATACGCTTTTCGCTATGCGTCCAGTTACATATGCCAACTGCGTCATTTTTTGGCTGATGGTGAGTCAGAGGGATTTCGACCAAGCCATTGTTGCGGCCAGCATTGCTTTTAATTCCTTCGTCGAGTAGCAGTTTCTTCCAAAAATGATGACGTGATACGTCATCTAGATGGCTACCCACTATATAGATTTTTCCTTTCCCGAAGTTTCTTCGAATTCCCCATGCCTGGCCCTTGAAGCGCTCTGTTGTATAAGTTCCGATGACTTCATCCTGCAGGCCAGGTTCGAAGATAGCGGCGAATTGGCTGGTCGTTCCTGGGAGGCCGTTGATTTCAACATTGAGCTCACCTGCGGCGATGAGATTTTTGGTTTCGAATCCGATTCGCTCTTCTAGATCGCCGAGTATAGCCTGCTGCGGGATTGTGTTGTCCTGATCTAAAAAGCCTGTGTAAGGCCCGATTACCCAGGTGCTTCCGTTGTCTTCGACCATTGTACAGAGTTGCTCAAGTAACTCGGGCCTTATGTACGGCAGGTAAGGAGTATAGAGGAGTGGGTAACTATCGAATGCAGCTTCGTCTAGGATGACATCCCGCCAGACATTCAGATTTGACAGAGTCTCATAGCATTCAAGAAGTCGCTTGTTGTAATCAAAATTAGTTTCAATGCCTCCAGCACGATCCAGAAAGCTAAAGCGTGCATTATAGTCTGATGTGATTAAAGCAACCTCGGCACGTGTGGGACGATAGTCCTTCAGTACGGAACTCAGGAGATTCTTAGTTTCAACTGCTTCTTTCGCATTCTCCCATCCACTGGTGTGTCGGCCAGATACATGGAGCATTGCTTCATGAAAAATTTCAGCACCTCCGGGTTGTTGTCTCCAGGGCCAGAAGCAAAAACCTTTGCCCCCCATACAATAGTTTATGAATGAGTGGCAGCTAATCCAACCTTCTCGGTAAAGGGCATTATCGATGAAGCCTTCAGCGGATGTCTCCATCGTGATAAACTTTGCAGTGGGGTTAAGGTTGCGCAGTAAATCGTAGCGATATTGAATGCCCTCCCGAGTGTTCTCGTATGTGTAGACATCGGCAGAAGGAAAGTCCAGATGACGGCTTAAACGCCATTCATCCTGATGCGAAGTACTGTTGTGTGTTACTGGTGCGTCACTGTAAGCTTTGATAATATCTATCTGCTCTTTTTGAAATTCTGCGATCATGTCTGACATGAACCGACGGTAGTTGAGTTTCAGTGATAGATTATGCGTGTAGTAAGTTAATTGATAGGGTGGGGGCACATCATTGAAGTCGCAGTAGGTTTGGCTCCAGATAACCGTTTTCCACGCCTCATTCAGTTTCTCAATAGTTCCATAACGTTTTTCAAGCCATTGATGCCATCGCTTCACTGATGCTTCGCTCATTGAGCGTTGCTGATGCGAGCCCAGTTCGTTATCAATTTGCCATGCAATCAATGCAGGGTGTTCACCAAAATGATCAGCTATGATTTCTGTGATTTTACGTGAGTAACTGCGGAAATCATCATTATTGTAACATGCATGTTGTCTAGCACCATGCATGTGCTTATAACCATCGGCTTCAACATAACCTATCTCCGGGTGCTTTTTAAGAAGCCAGCTTGGAGGTGCAGCAGTAGGTGTACACAGGATGGCTCCAATGCCATTTTTATATAGCAGGTCAAGTGCATCTTCTAGCCATGTGAGATCATATTTCCCTTCACTGGGTTCTAGTTTTCCCCAGGCAAATTCGCCGAGCCTGGCTGTGTTAAAGCCGAGGTTCCTCATTTCCTCCATGTCTTCTTCCCAAATGGAGCGAGACCATTGTTCCGGATACCATGCAGAGCCCAGAATTAGCTCATCCCGATTCGCCGTATGCTTATTCTTATCCTTCATAGAAAGTATACTTGAGTCCATTTTTGGACTTAAATAATATCTTCTAAAAGGCTACACCAACGCGAGGGTTATATACTTCCTGATTTGAATATCCGATATGATAATGTGCTGTACCTTTTGACTTCAGGTCGCGTCATCATGAATGGTTCTCATTAATTCTGATTTCCTTGGCTTTCGCTTGTATCAATTGGTTTCCGCTTTTAGTCGGTTTGACAATTTACGCCATGATTGTCTTCCTTAAATACGATTCATATATAAATGAAATAAAGTGCTCGGGCGTGCATGTTAGGTTTCAAGCATATAAACTTATTGCTTGAGCATTGAAGCCCTTTAGGGCGCAGTCAGAAATGCCTATTCACGTCCAATTGCTTTAGTTTCTTTCAAATCCTGTTTGCCAAAAGATTGCGAGATTTCATATGCTGCATTTGGAACTTTTGACATTGTTTTGTCTACCAGGACGTGAGTGATACCACCTTTCTTACCTGTTCCAATGATACGGATTTTACTTGCACGCATTGGAATTCGGAAATTACGAGCACTGCCTTTATCAATGAAACCGGTTTTAGTCCCGCGTGTTTTGCCGTCCAGCATGAAACTTACTTGAAAGTCCACTTCGTAGTCTGCCTGGTTCTGAAGCTGAAGCCACCCTATACGTGTATCGACTGCTTCCTGGGGGGCTTTTGCCGGCTGACTTTCTTCTATTTGGAAAACAGATGCGTTGAACTTCGAGTCTTTCTCAAGCTTGGTTCTTCCTTGATTTAAAATAGTCCAGTCGGACCCGTCGTACCATACTCCTGGAACGTCATTGTTGTAGGGACCTGAGTCTTTCCAATTGTGTGTGATGAATATTATGTCATCAGGAGACGTTCGATTGAGTGTTGTAATATGGCCACGTGTATTGTCAGGTGTGGCTTTGTGAGTCTCAGTCTCTGCACTTATTGTGTGAGTATTACTAACTATTGAGGTGTTTCCATTTTTGAGAACGAGAACGTTGAAGCGCGTACCTGCGGCTAGAGGTTCTTTATCCTGACGATAAATCGACCAGCGTTCACCGTCATACCAGACTCCGAGTGGACCAGGAACGTATGATTCACTCCAATTTGGCGTTATGAGCAAAGTGGCATCTGGATCATAGTCACTGAGCGGGTGGCTTATAAATGTGTAGTAATCGACAGTGTTGTCTTTGGTTGCAGTATGTGTAAATGCCTGGTGCGTATTGGGAGACAATGAAAGGACATTGAACTCTGCATCCATAGGAAGCGGAGTACGATCTTCGTTATATATGGTCCATTGTCCGGTTTCGTCTTCATACCAAACACCCACCGTGTGTGGATTGTAGGTGCCGAATCGAGGAGTTACGAAAATAAGTTGATTGGGCTGTCCATTAGTTGCTGGCTGATTCAAGCGTGTCATATGACCACTGATATTTGATTCATCCACTTTATGGACGAATAACTCGCTGGCGCTGAGCGACTCAAGCGCTAGTGATGCTATGGCTAGAGCGAAAATACTGGCTTTTATGGGTTTAAATGGTAAAAAAATGTAAAGCAATTGATGCATGACTGATGAGGATTATTTAGAGTAATCGGAACACTATACATATGCTTTGTTGAAGCAACTTCAAACAGAAGAAACTATAGCGAAATAAGTTACTGAGCATTAATGCGATTTGCGATTTTACATAGCCAAATTTCGGGCTAAATTTCACCAATGCAACGTGAACATATTTGCCTGCTAATGAATTGTTTCAGAGGTCGCCTAAAATGGTCATGGTGGCCCCTGTTTTCCACCATTTTACTCGTTGGGCTATCGGCTTGCGCCGGTGAGAAAATCAGCACGGATTCCATGGCAGTCACCGAGGCTCAGATTCAAGATTACTGGTTTGATGGTGCTGAAATTTCTCGATTTGACTTGGAACAAAGCCGCTATGGCGCTGAGCATCAGGGCACTGCTGAGTTCATTTTTGTGACGGAACCTTTTTTAGTCAGTCAGCAGGTGAAGCATGAATTCGGAAACGGTAAATCAGTGCCTGTTCTGAAACTAAATGCGCTTAGAACATTCAATACCGGAATTTACTCTTATCGAACGATGTTGTCTGTTTTCGACCCATTACCAGATGAGGGGTATTCCCATGCCTTGAAAACAACACTCTCGGTTCAAGACTGGTGTGGTCAGGTTTTCTATCAAATGAATTATCGTGATAGCGCATGGAAGGCGGAATTGCGCTCCTATTTTCAGGGTGAAGCTGACCAGGATTTCTCTCTAGAATCTACATGGCTGGAAGATGAAATCTGGACAACGATTCGAATAGATCCTGAAAGCTTGCCGGTTGGCGAATTCTCAATGATCCCCAGTGCGCTCTACCTGCGTTTTCAGCACATTGAGCCTTCAGCTCATACTGCGATAGGGAAGTTAGAGGAGAATGATGGTCTGATGATCTATGCAATCAACTATCCTGAGCTTGGTAGAACTTTAGAGATTTCTTTCGAAAAGGAATTTCCGTTTGTAATCAATGGTTGGACAGAGTTGCAGGAGGGAGAGAAAGTAAAAACGGTTGCCAAACGAACTCATTTGCTACGCAACCGATACTATTGGAGTGAGCACGATAATAAGGATCGCAAAAGCCGTAAACTATTGGGCCTTGAGCCTGATTTACAGTGATAGTGTGAGTCACCTGTAATATTCTTTGTAGAGTTTTTCACTGATTGCCGCGGCTGATGTCTCTCCTTTTCTTCGTGCCCAGCGATACCGGAACATGAGGTTGAGCACTAATTTCACGCGAGTGAACCATCGGTTGCTTTGCCATTTTTGATGGCTGACCAGACAGGGTTGGTTGAGGAAAACAAAATCCCCTCTGGTCCTTAGTCTCCAACTGGATTCCACATCCTCCATGAGTGGCTGAGAGGGCATCAGATTCTTGACACAAGTGATGTCTTTACGAAAAAACTGTACTTGATCGCCAAATGCTGTTCGTGTGAAGAGCGCTCGGAAATCATTTAATACTTCAATTGGAAGTAACTCAGGCACATGGCCCGAAAAGCGCTGCCCCAAGGCTCCACCTATCATGCGCGGGTGTGTCATAGTGGCTTGTTTCAATTGGGCAATTGATTCAAAATCGAGTTCTACGTCTGCATGTAAAACCAATGCCCAATCGGTATGGAGGTGATTGATGCCATACGCAATTTGATTTCCTCGGCCTGCCTTGGCTTCGAGCCATTTGGCGGGTATTTGATTGGTTTCTACTATCGATCGTGTCTGATCACTGGAACCACCATCTACAACGATGATCGAGTCGGGAAGAACTGATTGTCGCGCAATGCTTTTCAATGCTTTGGGTAATAATGTCTGTGCATTGAGGGTTGGAATGACAATTCCGACGGTGGGCTCTTCGATTGGATTAGGAGACTTCAAGTTAAGGAATTGTAGCTTTTGGCTCCAGCATTCGTAGATTATTGACAAAAAGAATGGGCACCAGAGTAGTTGCAACTGCCAGGGGGAGAGCCCCCAATGGTCAGTATGCGCTTGATTGTGCCAGACAAAGAAATAGCTCGCAGTCGTTACTGATAAGACAATCCAAGGTAAAGTGGGGCGCAGGCATACAAAGGGTAGAATCCAAGTCAAATACCAGAAATGTACTGTTGGCGATAAAATGATGAGACTTCCTAAAATCCAACAGAAATGTGCATCCAGGCTTTGGGCCTTATGATAAATCCATCGCCATGCATAAATCAATAGCCATAGAGAACCGACAATAAGATTGGCCGTTATTCTGTCTAATTGAAATGTATTGTGTATGAGGTAGTAAATTGGGCCGTTGAAGCTGCGGGTCGACCCGAATTCGAGTAAGCCTTGAACAAGTTGCGGAAGGGTTGTCCAGAAATAGAGTGCTGGTCCAATCAGAATGACGATGGGGATGATTGCATAAATGACAATAGACTGATATACCGAAGCACCGGGCTCAGGCTTTGTTTCAGTAACTTTAGCAGGTTTATTTCTGAGTGCACCGGCAATGAGAAATGGGAACAGTGGCAAGGTCACCCACTTGATGGCAGAGGCAAAGGATAGCAATGCAATGGAGAGTTTGTTACGCTTTTTCTCAAATGCCCATATCGTCCAAATCAAGGGTGCAACCATGAGCGAATCAAAGTGAGCTTCGCCAGCATATGCGACTAGGACGATTGGGTTCAGGCTGTAAAAGATAGCGTAGTTTGGAGAAAGACCTCGTCTGCGGAGGATCATGATGATACCAGCCAGGGTGAGTAAATCGGCCAAAATAAAAAACAACTTTAGTGCGAGTGGATGATACCATAACTGACCGATCGCAGTAAAAAGAAACAGAACAACTGGAGGATAAGCAGTTAGCTTATCTTTATGGTTCATGCCTTCCCAATAGCCGTCGCGCAGACTGGTCCATGAATCACTATCCGCGGTTGTTTCATAAGGACTAACATCGTGGCTGACTAGTTTTCCCTCCCAAAGGTATCGATTGATATCGTCAGATGGAGCGGTCGGGATGAATACCATGCGCGCCAGAATAGCCGGAATCCAGATGATGAGAATACTACGTCTGACTGTATCACTCTTAGGGGATAGCAGCATTGTGGCTGTCATCATCACACCAAGCGCAGCAAAAATGAAAACCCGCCCTATGCTTGGTTCATCGAATTGTTGTGTGATTGCCGAGTAGAGAGCACCGCACGCAATCGACATGGCTACCGAAGTTAACCAGAAGCCGATGCGTATACGGGAGGGTGCTGAATTCACAACTCCTTGATGCTGTTAAACCCGACCAATGCAAATCCGGCCGTATAGGTTCCAACAAATGGAAGCATCGAAAGATTTCCTATTACAACGAGAAATGCTGCTGTCAAAAGGCAATATGCTGCGTAGCCGATTTCCAGGCGAGGCACCCAGTTTTTCTTTACACAGTATTGCTTGATCGATTTTTGCCCGGCTTTCGGAGTACGTACGAATGTACTGTCATTTCCAAAGAGTCCTTCCAGAACAGCTTTGCCATTGGAGAGGCAGATGCCAAAACCGATGACAAGTAGAAACGGTAGATAAAGAACACGCTGTTTCCAGTGTCGAGGGTGTCCATAATACTGGCAAACCGCATAGCCGATTGTTGGGCCCAGTGCTGCTGGTACGAGTAAGGAGAGAAAGATTTTCGACTGATAAAGTGGAATATCCTGATTAAGAAAACACAACATCAGTGGTAGAATCAGCAACGCAAGTAGCGCCATTTGAAAGTGCAGGGCATAGTGGGTCAGGTGCACGGTTGCCTGCCATTTTGTAAATATAGGCAGCTTTGCCTTCCAGACACGAGGTAACATTTTACGTGCGGTTTGAATCGAACCTTTGGCCCAGCGGTATTGCTGACTTTTGAATGCAGTGTATGTGGTGGGGAGTTCGGCCGGGACGAG
The Rubellicoccus peritrichatus DNA segment above includes these coding regions:
- a CDS encoding glycosyltransferase: MNSAPSRIRIGFWLTSVAMSIACGALYSAITQQFDEPSIGRVFIFAALGVMMTATMLLSPKSDTVRRSILIIWIPAILARMVFIPTAPSDDINRYLWEGKLVSHDVSPYETTADSDSWTSLRDGYWEGMNHKDKLTAYPPVVLFLFTAIGQLWYHPLALKLFFILADLLTLAGIIMILRRRGLSPNYAIFYSLNPIVLVAYAGEAHFDSLMVAPLIWTIWAFEKKRNKLSIALLSFASAIKWVTLPLFPFLIAGALRNKPAKVTETKPEPGASVYQSIVIYAIIPIVILIGPALYFWTTLPQLVQGLLEFGSTRSFNGPIYYLIHNTFQLDRITANLIVGSLWLLIYAWRWIYHKAQSLDAHFCWILGSLIILSPTVHFWYLTWILPFVCLRPTLPWIVLSVTTASYFFVWHNQAHTDHWGLSPWQLQLLWCPFFLSIIYECWSQKLQFLNLKSPNPIEEPTVGIVIPTLNAQTLLPKALKSIARQSVLPDSIIVVDGGSSDQTRSIVETNQIPAKWLEAKAGRGNQIAYGINHLHTDWALVLHADVELDFESIAQLKQATMTHPRMIGGALGQRFSGHVPELLPIEVLNDFRALFTRTAFGDQVQFFRKDITCVKNLMPSQPLMEDVESSWRLRTRGDFVFLNQPCLVSHQKWQSNRWFTRVKLVLNLMFRYRWARRKGETSAAAISEKLYKEYYR
- a CDS encoding DUF7452 domain-containing protein gives rise to the protein MHQLLYIFLPFKPIKASIFALAIASLALESLSASELFVHKVDESNISGHMTRLNQPATNGQPNQLIFVTPRFGTYNPHTVGVWYEDETGQWTIYNEDRTPLPMDAEFNVLSLSPNTHQAFTHTATKDNTVDYYTFISHPLSDYDPDATLLITPNWSESYVPGPLGVWYDGERWSIYRQDKEPLAAGTRFNVLVLKNGNTSIVSNTHTISAETETHKATPDNTRGHITTLNRTSPDDIIFITHNWKDSGPYNNDVPGVWYDGSDWTILNQGRTKLEKDSKFNASVFQIEESQPAKAPQEAVDTRIGWLQLQNQADYEVDFQVSFMLDGKTRGTKTGFIDKGSARNFRIPMRASKIRIIGTGKKGGITHVLVDKTMSKVPNAAYEISQSFGKQDLKETKAIGRE
- a CDS encoding beta-galactosidase, producing the protein MKDKNKHTANRDELILGSAWYPEQWSRSIWEEDMEEMRNLGFNTARLGEFAWGKLEPSEGKYDLTWLEDALDLLYKNGIGAILCTPTAAPPSWLLKKHPEIGYVEADGYKHMHGARQHACYNNDDFRSYSRKITEIIADHFGEHPALIAWQIDNELGSHQQRSMSEASVKRWHQWLEKRYGTIEKLNEAWKTVIWSQTYCDFNDVPPPYQLTYYTHNLSLKLNYRRFMSDMIAEFQKEQIDIIKAYSDAPVTHNSTSHQDEWRLSRHLDFPSADVYTYENTREGIQYRYDLLRNLNPTAKFITMETSAEGFIDNALYREGWISCHSFINYCMGGKGFCFWPWRQQPGGAEIFHEAMLHVSGRHTSGWENAKEAVETKNLLSSVLKDYRPTRAEVALITSDYNARFSFLDRAGGIETNFDYNKRLLECYETLSNLNVWRDVILDEAAFDSYPLLYTPYLPYIRPELLEQLCTMVEDNGSTWVIGPYTGFLDQDNTIPQQAILGDLEERIGFETKNLIAAGELNVEINGLPGTTSQFAAIFEPGLQDEVIGTYTTERFKGQAWGIRRNFGKGKIYIVGSHLDDVSRHHFWKKLLLDEGIKSNAGRNNGLVEIPLTHHQPKNDAVGICNWTHSEKRISLSGKSVLAACQRTNSDNHDLTLPPLTWALVQHSNITQAIDCKDDEHVILNQ